The following proteins come from a genomic window of Geomonas sp. RF6:
- a CDS encoding flavodoxin family protein yields MKIVALLGSPRSNSNSSAIANRFTETAAARGAQVQTFEINRLTYHGCQGCYACKRGFEHCVVKDDLAEVLKAVEGADVVVLASPVYYGDVTSQMKAYIDRNYSFLKPDYITNPQPSRLSPKKLLFILTQGNPDQAMFGDIFGRYDFFMKWMGFTESRLIRLCGVGPASADAVPAECLAEAEEAAKALVIE; encoded by the coding sequence ATGAAGATCGTAGCGCTATTAGGAAGCCCCCGCTCAAATTCCAACAGCAGCGCCATCGCCAACCGCTTCACCGAGACCGCAGCGGCACGCGGCGCGCAGGTGCAGACCTTCGAGATCAACAGGCTCACCTACCACGGCTGCCAGGGGTGCTATGCCTGCAAGAGGGGATTTGAGCACTGCGTGGTGAAAGACGACCTGGCCGAGGTGCTGAAGGCGGTGGAAGGTGCCGACGTCGTGGTCCTCGCCTCCCCTGTCTATTACGGCGACGTCACCTCGCAGATGAAGGCCTACATCGACCGCAACTACTCCTTCCTGAAGCCCGACTACATCACGAACCCGCAGCCGAGCCGCCTCTCCCCCAAAAAGCTCCTCTTCATCCTGACCCAGGGGAATCCGGACCAGGCGATGTTCGGCGACATCTTCGGCCGCTACGACTTCTTCATGAAATGGATGGGGTTCACCGAGTCGCGGCTGATCCGCCTGTGCGGCGTCGGACCGGCCAGCGCAGACGCGGTCCCGGCCGAATGCCTTGCCGAAGCCGAAGAGGCTGCCAAAGCATTGGTAATAGAGTAG
- a CDS encoding alginate lyase family protein, whose translation MQADPANSFRDSGPRRTISSLILAVAALCLTFTGVACAATAPGAPFALVSPRKAEALEHSSHRTRGAALRNGEKVRRHAAHPVPRLQIEGRLPHRGGYDESMEAAKDFTAARDLALAGRLTRDPEKLKRAAGIISAWLAVYHPTYNPIDESRIDSLIIAYDLLPPDVKAPLAKPMNNFLRELAEGYLDRLPQVTDKTATNNWQSHRIKLITLASYALGDRSLIAQAKSAYRTQLANNIRPDGSTVDFQERDAVHYVVYDLEPLALAALAAQEHGEDWYHLKNPAGVGLEEALLWLKPYADGSATHDEFVRSKVKFDAERRKAGIAEFRGQFDPKGARGVMMIAARLDPRFIPTTKELGWSTPLFDLVWPLRD comes from the coding sequence ATGCAGGCAGACCCTGCTAACTCCTTCCGGGACTCCGGTCCACGCCGGACAATTTCTTCCCTTATCCTTGCCGTTGCAGCGCTCTGCCTCACCTTCACAGGGGTTGCCTGCGCCGCAACGGCACCGGGGGCCCCTTTTGCGCTCGTCTCTCCGCGGAAGGCGGAGGCGCTGGAGCATTCCTCCCACAGAACGCGGGGGGCTGCTCTGAGAAACGGCGAAAAAGTGCGGCGCCACGCAGCACACCCCGTTCCGCGCCTCCAGATAGAGGGGCGGCTGCCGCACCGCGGGGGGTACGACGAGAGCATGGAGGCCGCCAAGGACTTTACCGCTGCGCGCGATCTCGCCCTCGCAGGGCGCCTCACTCGGGACCCCGAGAAGCTGAAGCGTGCCGCCGGAATAATCTCCGCATGGCTCGCCGTCTACCATCCCACCTACAATCCTATCGATGAGTCAAGGATCGACAGCTTGATCATCGCCTACGATCTGCTCCCCCCGGACGTGAAGGCTCCGCTGGCAAAGCCGATGAACAATTTTCTGCGCGAATTAGCTGAAGGGTACCTCGACCGGCTCCCGCAGGTGACGGACAAGACCGCCACCAACAACTGGCAAAGCCACCGCATCAAGCTCATCACCCTTGCATCGTACGCGCTCGGGGACAGGTCGCTCATCGCACAGGCAAAATCCGCCTACCGCACCCAGCTTGCCAACAACATACGCCCTGACGGCTCCACCGTCGATTTCCAGGAGCGGGATGCGGTGCATTATGTGGTGTACGACCTCGAGCCTCTGGCACTGGCTGCACTGGCGGCGCAGGAGCACGGCGAGGACTGGTACCATCTGAAGAATCCGGCGGGGGTGGGGTTGGAGGAGGCGCTTCTATGGCTGAAGCCGTATGCGGATGGATCGGCGACGCATGACGAGTTCGTGCGCTCGAAGGTGAAATTCGATGCAGAGCGGCGGAAGGCGGGGATTGCGGAATTCCGCGGGCAATTCGACCCAAAAGGCGCCAGGGGCGTCATGATGATCGCCGCGCGGCTCGACCCCCGCTTCATTCCCACCACGAAGGAGCTCGGGTGGAGCACCCCTCTCTTTGACCTGGTGTGGCCGCTTCGGGATTGA
- a CDS encoding RNA polymerase sigma factor: MAPLDAVDVSTMVSDQEVVRRVLAGDTASFELIMRRYNRRLFRIARGVLRNDADAEDVVQDSYLQAYEKLEQFSGKGPLSAWLARITVNEALSRLRHGLKVTDLLSFDDEKEGEEANFMAEPVHTLPTPEQTAARGEIRRLLESAIDLLPDHYRMVFVLCGIEEMSVAETAEILAVEPATVKTRYHRARNILRENLAQVVDDHAVEVFPFDGARCDRIVTNVLRRLEKR; this comes from the coding sequence ATGGCTCCACTCGATGCTGTCGATGTTTCCACAATGGTTTCCGATCAGGAAGTGGTGCGGCGGGTTCTGGCGGGGGACACCGCAAGCTTCGAGCTGATCATGCGGCGCTACAACAGGCGGCTCTTTCGAATCGCCCGCGGAGTGCTCCGAAACGACGCCGACGCCGAGGATGTGGTGCAGGATTCCTACCTGCAGGCGTACGAAAAGCTGGAGCAGTTTTCCGGGAAGGGCCCGCTTTCCGCCTGGCTTGCCAGGATAACGGTGAACGAGGCGCTTTCCCGCCTGCGCCACGGCCTGAAGGTGACGGACCTTCTTTCCTTTGACGACGAGAAGGAGGGGGAGGAGGCGAATTTTATGGCTGAGCCCGTTCATACGCTCCCCACCCCGGAGCAGACAGCCGCGCGCGGTGAGATACGCCGTCTGCTGGAGTCGGCCATCGATCTCCTTCCCGATCACTACCGCATGGTTTTTGTGCTGTGCGGGATAGAGGAAATGTCCGTGGCGGAGACCGCAGAGATCCTCGCGGTGGAGCCAGCCACGGTGAAAACGCGCTACCACAGGGCCCGGAATATCCTGAGGGAGAATCTGGCGCAGGTGGTGGATGACCATGCAGTCGAAGTCTTTCCCTTTGACGGTGCACGATGCGACCGGATCGTCACGAACGTCCTGCGCAGGCTGGAGAAGAGATGA
- a CDS encoding CsbD family protein, protein MRESIKDKLKGTFHQAKGKAKEAAGRATDDPSLKIEGQVEKNAGKVQEKVGKVEKNLEK, encoded by the coding sequence ATGAGAGAAAGCATCAAAGACAAACTCAAAGGTACCTTCCACCAAGCGAAGGGGAAAGCAAAAGAAGCCGCCGGAAGGGCGACCGACGATCCGAGCCTCAAAATAGAGGGTCAGGTCGAAAAGAATGCCGGCAAAGTGCAGGAGAAGGTCGGCAAGGTCGAGAAAAACCTTGAAAAGTAG
- a CDS encoding hybrid sensor histidine kinase/response regulator — MKVLRQRDNDLLQTMELKSRAESASSSKSAFLANMSHEIRTPMNGIIGMTELLRDTELTTEQGEYLRAIKLSADNLMEIINDILDFSKIEAGRTDLEESPFFLRTTLGETLRTLASRGAQKGVEVAFSVDRDVPDPLIGDAGRLGQVLVNLVGNAVKFSDHGVVEVAVRLVGETEGAAMLSFSVTDQGVGIPHELQSRIFHAFEQGDTSTTKRFGGTGLGLAISKRLVHLMGGEISVESEPGGGSRFTFTVSLRLWTEPPAEVAEDDLLSGVAALVVDDVLVNRQMLAGFLSRWGMRVHLAGGGAEALALLEQLREKGELPRLMLTDARMPGMDGWELSQRVREEKRHEGILIVMMPSAGIRGDVKRCREAGIAGYLTKPIIHEELRDTLIALLKGPPPSAQLPMIPHGAAENQRRHTVLVVDDVEINRKIVRIILEERGHHVTEACDGQEAVDACRKKEYDIVFMDIQMPVLDGYQAIGAIRDMETEGRRTPVVAMTAYALKGDREKCLEAGADEYLSKPARPAQVVEIVQRLLPDQELPAAEEGAADSAAESNYVPVFDHADLLSRLGGEASMVHHFLLMFSRHSAGYVVALREAVLLGDPRQVTIEAHTIKGAAASISATSISRTAATLEDLAREGRLERAEELLARLESDFEEFTRETATYLAAAQRAGE; from the coding sequence GTGAAGGTGCTGCGCCAGCGCGACAATGACCTGCTGCAGACCATGGAGCTGAAGAGCCGGGCCGAGTCGGCGAGCAGCTCAAAGAGCGCCTTTCTCGCCAACATGAGCCACGAGATCCGTACCCCTATGAACGGCATCATCGGCATGACAGAGCTCTTGCGGGACACGGAGCTCACCACGGAGCAGGGGGAGTACCTGCGGGCGATCAAGCTCTCCGCGGACAACCTCATGGAGATCATCAACGACATCCTGGACTTCTCCAAGATCGAGGCGGGTCGCACCGATCTTGAGGAAAGCCCCTTCTTCCTGCGGACCACGCTCGGGGAGACGCTGCGGACACTCGCCTCGCGCGGGGCGCAAAAAGGGGTGGAGGTCGCCTTCTCCGTGGACCGCGATGTTCCGGATCCTCTCATCGGTGACGCGGGGCGTCTGGGGCAGGTTCTGGTGAACCTGGTGGGGAACGCCGTCAAGTTTTCCGACCACGGGGTTGTGGAGGTTGCAGTCCGGCTGGTCGGGGAGACAGAGGGAGCGGCGATGCTGAGTTTTAGCGTCACCGACCAGGGGGTGGGGATCCCGCATGAGCTGCAGTCACGCATCTTCCACGCATTCGAGCAGGGGGACACCTCCACCACGAAGCGATTTGGCGGTACCGGTCTCGGCCTCGCCATCTCGAAGCGCCTGGTCCATCTCATGGGTGGTGAGATCTCGGTGGAGAGCGAGCCGGGGGGTGGAAGCCGCTTCACCTTCACCGTATCGCTGCGGCTCTGGACGGAGCCGCCGGCGGAAGTGGCGGAAGACGATCTCCTCAGCGGTGTCGCAGCACTCGTTGTGGACGATGTGCTGGTGAACCGGCAGATGCTCGCCGGCTTTCTCTCCCGGTGGGGGATGAGGGTGCACCTGGCGGGAGGGGGCGCGGAGGCGCTCGCCCTCCTGGAACAGCTGCGGGAGAAGGGGGAACTGCCGCGCCTTATGCTGACCGATGCGCGCATGCCCGGAATGGACGGATGGGAGCTGTCGCAGCGCGTGCGGGAGGAAAAGAGGCACGAAGGTATCCTCATAGTCATGATGCCGAGCGCCGGCATCCGGGGCGATGTCAAACGCTGCCGCGAGGCGGGGATCGCAGGGTACCTCACCAAGCCGATCATCCACGAGGAGCTTCGCGACACCCTCATCGCGCTCCTGAAAGGCCCTCCCCCTTCGGCCCAGTTGCCCATGATCCCGCACGGCGCCGCGGAGAACCAGCGCCGCCACACCGTGCTGGTGGTGGACGACGTGGAGATCAACCGCAAGATAGTGCGCATCATACTGGAGGAACGCGGACACCACGTCACCGAGGCATGCGACGGTCAGGAAGCGGTCGATGCCTGCCGCAAAAAAGAGTACGACATCGTCTTCATGGACATCCAGATGCCGGTTCTCGACGGGTACCAGGCGATCGGAGCGATCCGTGACATGGAGACGGAGGGGCGCAGGACACCTGTGGTGGCGATGACAGCCTACGCGCTGAAGGGGGATCGCGAAAAGTGCCTGGAGGCGGGGGCGGACGAATACCTCTCCAAGCCGGCACGTCCGGCGCAGGTGGTGGAAATCGTGCAGCGACTCCTCCCGGATCAGGAACTTCCAGCTGCCGAGGAAGGGGCGGCAGACTCAGCTGCAGAGAGTAACTACGTCCCTGTCTTCGATCACGCCGATCTGCTGTCGCGTCTGGGGGGCGAAGCCTCCATGGTGCACCATTTCCTCCTCATGTTCAGCCGGCACAGCGCGGGGTACGTGGTAGCGCTACGGGAGGCGGTCCTTCTGGGGGACCCCCGCCAGGTAACGATAGAGGCGCATACCATCAAGGGGGCCGCCGCCAGTATCTCGGCAACGAGTATTTCCCGCACCGCGGCGACGCTGGAGGATCTCGCCCGCGAAGGGCGACTGGAACGAGCAGAAGAACTGCTGGCCAGGCTCGAGTCAGACTTCGAAGAGTTCACCAGGGAGACCGCGACCTACCTCGCCGCCGCTCAAAGAGCAGGTGAATGA
- a CDS encoding PAS domain S-box protein: MSRANSAAAGVKSCTLHILFAILFLLFCTALPAVADVAGQKRVLILNSYHQWYKGSDSAVEGFYQTLMKSLPLTEVQIEYLDSKHFTGKEFDEKVLDLLRFKYQQRHFDLIFSTDDYAFNILEKYRDSIFGQEPVLFCGTNCFDPSRLNGKRNFNGLDERPSFADTLELILRLHPRTNEVVVVHDDSVTGELNSAEFRRQTASFNNRIRFSYLKGKKVDEVSRQLAQLPPTAVVIYFASFMEDRGGERLSSNHALQRLAAATPVPIYGGWGFSLGNGIVGGRLLDLHEHGVVMAQMAVKILGGASPASLVNLSPGPNVYMFDYAQMSRFGVKESQLPPGSIIINRPDTFWESNRMTILGFLCGALFLALVASFLKLLRSRRELAASLVEQQQISRSLVRSEARFRNVVEAMPDMVYRWTTKRGGIYYSPRVIDILGYTPEELYARPMLWRDSIHPEDAGVVDRALQQFMAGEQFDIVYRLTDRDGELHWINDRSISMHAEGDEIIFEGIAADITKRKEAEEVLRLSEEKLFKVFNTSPDALSLTRLTDGLILEVNPSYLSMSGYSREEVVGKTTLEIDLWIDPGLRGEMTRQIRENGEAVNMEVSFKRKDGSILETLLSARPIDVFGERCLLVAARDISERKLLEEKLRQSLKMESIGRLAGGVAHDFNNKLTVILAYSEMALLEVPQEQRLWRYLNEIFKAAEHSRDLTAQLLAFSRQQVISPKEMDLNAFIRDGQRTLPRLIGEDIVVKYSLAGDLWKTKIDPTQLDQIVMNLSINARDAMPAGGTLSIITANTVIDEDFCEEQLDAKPGEYVRLTFSDTGHGMEKGTLKHIFEPFFTTKEIGKGTGLGLATVYGIITQNGGFIEVRSEPGRGTLFHIYLPRHHTESAGQVEEIETPISGSGSILLVEDDETVRAMTCEMLERIGYRVEAPKTPEEAIELCRDRNRVVDMILSDVIMPGMSGKEMSDAIRKIRPAIKVVFMSGYTFETISSKGLVQEGMQLIQKPFDLNTLSKTVKGALA; this comes from the coding sequence ATGTCGAGGGCAAACAGTGCCGCCGCAGGTGTGAAATCCTGCACTCTCCACATTCTTTTCGCCATCCTCTTCCTTCTCTTTTGCACCGCACTCCCCGCAGTTGCCGACGTCGCAGGGCAAAAAAGGGTGCTGATCCTCAACTCGTACCATCAGTGGTACAAGGGATCGGACAGTGCGGTGGAGGGATTCTATCAGACCCTCATGAAATCCCTGCCGCTCACCGAGGTGCAGATCGAGTATCTGGACTCGAAGCACTTCACCGGCAAGGAGTTCGACGAGAAGGTGCTCGACCTGCTGCGCTTCAAATACCAGCAGCGCCACTTCGACCTCATCTTCTCCACCGACGACTACGCTTTCAACATCCTGGAGAAGTACCGCGACTCCATCTTTGGGCAGGAGCCTGTTCTCTTTTGCGGCACCAACTGCTTCGACCCCTCCCGCCTCAATGGAAAGAGGAACTTCAACGGCCTCGACGAGCGCCCGAGCTTCGCAGATACCCTGGAGCTGATCCTCCGCCTTCACCCCCGCACGAACGAGGTGGTGGTAGTCCACGACGACTCCGTAACAGGGGAGTTGAACAGCGCCGAGTTTCGCAGGCAGACCGCCAGCTTCAACAACAGGATCCGCTTCTCCTACCTCAAGGGTAAGAAAGTGGACGAAGTTTCCCGGCAGCTGGCGCAGCTGCCGCCGACGGCGGTGGTGATCTATTTCGCCTCCTTCATGGAGGACCGCGGCGGCGAGCGGCTCTCCAGCAACCACGCACTGCAGCGGCTCGCGGCGGCCACCCCTGTCCCGATCTACGGCGGATGGGGGTTCAGCCTCGGCAACGGAATCGTCGGGGGCCGCCTCCTCGATCTTCACGAGCACGGGGTCGTCATGGCCCAGATGGCGGTGAAGATCCTCGGCGGCGCCTCCCCCGCCTCCCTGGTTAATCTCTCCCCCGGCCCGAACGTGTACATGTTCGACTATGCGCAGATGAGCCGATTCGGGGTGAAGGAGTCACAGCTCCCCCCCGGCAGCATCATCATCAACCGTCCCGACACCTTCTGGGAAAGCAACAGGATGACGATCCTGGGGTTCCTGTGCGGCGCCCTCTTCCTCGCGCTGGTGGCAAGCTTCCTAAAGCTCCTGAGGAGTAGAAGGGAGCTCGCAGCCTCACTCGTGGAGCAGCAGCAGATCTCCCGCTCACTGGTCCGGAGCGAGGCTCGCTTCCGCAACGTGGTGGAGGCGATGCCGGACATGGTGTACCGCTGGACGACGAAGCGCGGCGGGATCTACTACTCCCCGCGCGTCATCGACATCCTCGGCTACACGCCGGAGGAGCTCTACGCCCGGCCGATGCTCTGGCGCGACTCCATTCACCCGGAGGATGCAGGCGTGGTCGACAGGGCGCTCCAGCAGTTCATGGCGGGGGAGCAGTTCGACATCGTGTACCGCCTCACCGACAGGGATGGGGAGCTGCACTGGATAAACGACCGCTCCATCTCTATGCACGCCGAGGGTGACGAGATCATCTTCGAGGGAATAGCCGCAGACATCACCAAGCGCAAGGAGGCGGAAGAGGTGCTGCGCCTTTCGGAGGAGAAGCTCTTCAAGGTCTTCAACACCTCCCCCGACGCACTTTCCCTCACCCGACTCACCGACGGCCTCATCCTGGAGGTGAACCCGAGCTATCTCAGCATGAGCGGTTACTCAAGGGAGGAGGTTGTCGGAAAGACGACGCTGGAGATCGACCTCTGGATCGACCCGGGCCTCAGGGGAGAAATGACGCGGCAGATCCGCGAAAATGGCGAGGCGGTGAACATGGAGGTGAGCTTCAAGAGGAAGGATGGCTCCATCCTGGAGACCCTCCTCTCCGCCCGCCCGATAGACGTCTTCGGAGAGCGGTGTCTCCTGGTCGCGGCGCGCGACATCAGCGAGAGGAAGCTCCTCGAGGAGAAGCTGCGCCAGTCCCTCAAGATGGAGTCGATCGGGCGCCTCGCAGGAGGGGTGGCGCACGACTTCAACAACAAGCTGACGGTCATTCTGGCCTACTCGGAGATGGCCCTCCTGGAGGTCCCCCAGGAGCAGCGCCTCTGGCGCTACCTGAACGAGATCTTCAAGGCGGCGGAGCACTCCCGCGACCTCACGGCGCAGCTCCTGGCCTTCTCGCGGCAGCAGGTCATCTCCCCGAAAGAGATGGACCTCAATGCCTTCATCAGAGACGGACAGCGCACCCTGCCGCGCCTCATCGGCGAGGACATCGTGGTAAAGTACTCGCTCGCCGGGGACCTGTGGAAGACGAAGATCGACCCGACCCAGTTGGACCAGATCGTAATGAACCTCTCCATAAACGCCCGCGACGCCATGCCCGCAGGGGGGACGCTGAGCATCATCACGGCAAACACCGTCATCGACGAAGATTTCTGCGAGGAGCAGCTCGACGCGAAGCCGGGGGAGTACGTGCGGCTGACCTTCAGCGATACCGGGCACGGGATGGAAAAAGGGACGCTCAAGCACATCTTCGAGCCGTTCTTTACCACGAAGGAGATCGGGAAGGGGACGGGACTCGGACTTGCCACGGTCTACGGAATCATCACCCAAAACGGTGGATTCATTGAAGTCCGGAGCGAGCCGGGGCGCGGCACCCTCTTCCACATCTACCTGCCGCGCCACCACACCGAGAGTGCGGGGCAGGTCGAGGAGATCGAGACGCCGATCTCCGGCTCCGGCTCCATCCTGCTGGTGGAGGACGACGAGACGGTGCGGGCGATGACCTGCGAGATGCTGGAGAGGATCGGCTACCGTGTCGAGGCGCCGAAGACCCCGGAGGAGGCGATCGAGCTTTGCCGCGACAGAAACCGGGTGGTGGACATGATCCTCAGCGACGTCATCATGCCGGGTATGTCCGGGAAGGAGATGTCGGACGCCATCAGGAAGATCCGCCCCGCCATCAAGGTCGTCTTCATGTCGGGGTACACCTTCGAGACGATCTCCAGCAAGGGACTCGTTCAGGAGGGGATGCAGCTCATCCAGAAGCCCTTCGACCTGAACACGCTGAGTAAGACGGTGAAAGGGGCGCTCGCCTAG
- a CDS encoding YdhR family protein, giving the protein MITAIVQFKLPQPITREQAREIFASTAPKYQEIPGLIRKYYLLSEDGGTAGGAYTWASREEAERLYTREWREFIMTKYGCEPSVTFFETPVLVDNVQKEIVLDP; this is encoded by the coding sequence CAGCCGATTACGCGGGAACAGGCGCGGGAGATCTTTGCCTCCACTGCGCCGAAGTACCAGGAGATTCCGGGGCTGATCAGGAAATACTACCTCCTCTCCGAGGACGGCGGCACGGCTGGCGGCGCCTACACCTGGGCCTCCCGTGAAGAGGCGGAGCGGCTATATACCAGGGAATGGCGAGAGTTTATAATGACGAAGTACGGCTGTGAGCCGTCTGTAACCTTTTTCGAGACGCCGGTACTGGTCGACAACGTGCAAAAGGAGATCGTGCTGGATCCCTGA